In Gemmata obscuriglobus, a single genomic region encodes these proteins:
- a CDS encoding GNAT family N-acetyltransferase, translating to MTPDLKETAHAALCLTEAPYLKHYKRGRFRVWEGVAFVASELPGPGFNFAAVLRPSAPSLNELLPVARDFFADSAAGWGVLVEGNAGHPMEAELRARGWAVDEDEPAYVLPALDSIGTHPVPPDLTIRRAEGQVGADVYKALTAAAFQAPPEFADLMVPSVNFMFDPDIAIFIGSAGGIDVAAAAYSRAGSTAVLWGVATLEPYRGRGYGAAVSRAALAHAASQGCDNAALRSGPKSRQLYERIGFKYVCQHRTYAAPAGV from the coding sequence ATGACGCCCGACCTCAAAGAGACCGCGCACGCCGCGCTGTGCCTGACCGAAGCGCCGTACCTGAAGCATTACAAGCGTGGGCGGTTTCGTGTGTGGGAAGGCGTCGCGTTCGTCGCGAGCGAACTCCCGGGGCCGGGCTTCAACTTCGCCGCGGTGCTGCGCCCTTCCGCGCCGTCCCTGAACGAACTGCTCCCGGTGGCGCGGGATTTCTTCGCCGACAGCGCTGCCGGATGGGGCGTGCTGGTGGAAGGCAACGCGGGGCACCCGATGGAGGCCGAACTCCGCGCCCGCGGGTGGGCGGTCGATGAAGACGAACCGGCCTACGTGCTGCCGGCGCTCGATTCGATCGGCACTCACCCCGTACCACCGGACCTGACGATTCGCAGAGCGGAAGGGCAGGTGGGCGCGGACGTGTACAAGGCCCTCACCGCGGCGGCGTTCCAGGCTCCCCCGGAGTTCGCCGACCTGATGGTGCCGTCCGTGAACTTCATGTTCGATCCCGACATCGCGATCTTCATCGGTTCTGCGGGTGGTATCGACGTGGCCGCTGCCGCGTACTCTCGGGCCGGTTCGACGGCGGTGCTCTGGGGCGTCGCGACACTCGAACCCTATCGCGGTCGCGGTTACGGTGCGGCGGTGTCGCGGGCGGCGCTCGCACACGCCGCCTCGCAGGGATGCGATAACGCGGCCCTGCGATCCGGCCCGAAGAGCCGGCAGCTGTACGAGCGCATCGGCTTCAAGTACGTGTGCCAGCACCGCACCTACGCGGCCCCGGCAGGCGTGTAA
- a CDS encoding AAA domain-containing protein: MALIHIDPVPPRCPPGVVLAFVCGGGKIDSKHVGKIAFVGRGATVEVPDGKAAAIVNALDGATLQAKPVRVRFAGKADFTDANHLSNLSHLLDLEAKAEQEEARRRAQAEEGSPVGDGSTLTKLVLRDSEFGLGGRLLLTFGRKTLNEPLPPSRLGPGAPVLLSQTNVNRRVPSYRGVIYDRDTATIGVAIDPPDDDLPDEAVWRLDLSPDEVSRLRQQDALRRAASATGDRLAQLREVLLGERPTPPAPLPKGKGEEGGPLPEGSEDNPPPSPLPEGMGSEDEPPTTSDTPSVSGASSPPSLQGGAGGRSPSTLNEPQRDAVAFALAAPDFAIIHGPPGTGKTTTVVEFIRKLVARGDKVLACAPSNHAVDNLLEKLLGVGELPVRLGHPARVMPELRARAIDILAEKHPDARQARKVAREAFALFRQADKWTREKPQPGEKAALRKEAREMLTEVRRLEASATERVLDEARVVCATLTGLDSQLLGQRRFDVVVIDEACQSTEPAAWVPLLRANKVVLAGDHCQLPPTVLSPEAAERGLSVSLMERLVRQFGPGASRLLTVQHRMHAAVMGFSNGEFYDSQLVAHESVAAHLLCHLPGVARDPLTETPVQFIDTAGASYDEELEEDTGSRFNAQEATLAVKKVRALLALGIAPSQIGLITPYRAQVRLLREKLADVPGLEIDSVDGFQGREKEAIVVSLVRSNNEGEIGFLSDTRRTNVAFTRARRKLLVIGDSATLASDPFYQRMLTYFEQIGALNSVWEETE, translated from the coding sequence ATGGCCCTGATCCACATCGACCCGGTTCCGCCGCGGTGCCCGCCCGGGGTCGTTCTCGCGTTCGTCTGCGGCGGTGGGAAGATCGACTCGAAGCACGTCGGGAAGATCGCGTTCGTGGGCCGGGGGGCCACGGTCGAGGTGCCCGACGGCAAAGCCGCCGCGATCGTGAACGCGCTGGACGGCGCGACACTTCAAGCCAAGCCGGTGCGGGTGCGGTTCGCGGGCAAAGCGGACTTCACCGACGCGAACCACCTTTCCAACCTGTCGCACCTGCTGGACCTGGAAGCCAAGGCCGAACAGGAAGAGGCCCGACGCCGCGCGCAGGCCGAAGAGGGCTCGCCCGTCGGCGACGGCTCGACGCTGACAAAACTCGTCCTGCGCGACTCGGAATTCGGGCTCGGCGGCCGGTTGCTGCTCACCTTCGGCCGCAAAACGCTCAACGAACCGCTCCCGCCGTCCCGCCTCGGCCCCGGGGCGCCGGTGCTCCTCAGCCAGACGAACGTGAACCGCCGGGTGCCGTCGTACCGCGGCGTGATCTACGACCGCGACACGGCCACGATCGGCGTGGCGATCGACCCGCCGGACGACGACCTGCCGGACGAGGCGGTCTGGCGGCTCGACCTGTCGCCCGACGAGGTGTCACGTTTACGCCAGCAGGACGCGCTGCGCCGCGCCGCGAGCGCCACCGGCGACCGGCTCGCCCAACTGCGCGAGGTGCTGCTGGGGGAACGACCTACCCCCCCGGCCCCCCTCCCTAAAGGGAAGGGGGAGGAAGGCGGCCCCCTCCCTGAAGGGAGTGAAGACAACCCACCCCCCAGCCCCCTCCCTGAAGGGATGGGGAGTGAAGACGAACCGCCAACCACGTCCGATACGCCATCCGTTTCTGGAGCGAGTTCTCCCCCCTCCCTTCAGGGAGGGGCTGGGGGTAGGTCGCCTTCCACCCTCAACGAGCCGCAGCGCGACGCGGTCGCGTTCGCACTGGCGGCGCCGGACTTCGCCATCATCCACGGGCCGCCCGGCACCGGAAAAACCACGACCGTTGTCGAGTTCATCCGCAAACTGGTCGCCCGCGGCGATAAGGTTCTGGCGTGCGCGCCCAGCAACCACGCGGTCGATAACCTCCTCGAAAAGTTGCTCGGTGTGGGCGAACTCCCGGTGCGGCTCGGCCACCCGGCGCGGGTGATGCCGGAGCTTCGCGCCCGGGCCATCGACATTCTCGCCGAGAAGCACCCGGACGCACGCCAGGCGCGCAAGGTGGCCCGCGAGGCGTTCGCGCTGTTCCGGCAGGCGGACAAGTGGACCCGCGAAAAGCCGCAACCCGGCGAAAAGGCCGCGCTCCGGAAAGAAGCCCGCGAGATGCTCACCGAGGTGCGGCGGCTCGAAGCCAGCGCCACGGAGCGCGTGCTCGACGAGGCGAGGGTCGTGTGCGCCACGCTCACCGGGCTCGACAGCCAGTTGCTCGGTCAGCGCCGGTTCGACGTGGTGGTGATCGACGAGGCGTGTCAATCAACCGAACCTGCGGCGTGGGTCCCGCTGTTGCGCGCGAACAAGGTCGTACTCGCCGGGGACCACTGCCAGCTCCCGCCGACCGTCCTTTCGCCCGAGGCCGCGGAGCGCGGGCTCTCGGTCAGCCTGATGGAGCGGCTGGTGCGACAGTTCGGGCCGGGCGCGTCGCGGCTGCTCACGGTCCAGCACCGGATGCACGCGGCCGTGATGGGGTTCTCCAATGGCGAGTTCTATGACAGCCAACTGGTTGCGCACGAGAGCGTCGCCGCGCACCTGCTCTGCCATCTGCCGGGTGTCGCGCGTGACCCGCTCACCGAAACGCCGGTGCAGTTCATCGACACGGCCGGCGCGAGTTACGACGAGGAACTGGAAGAAGACACCGGGAGCCGCTTCAACGCGCAAGAGGCCACACTTGCGGTGAAGAAGGTCCGTGCGTTACTCGCGCTGGGGATAGCGCCTTCGCAGATCGGACTGATTACGCCGTACCGGGCGCAAGTGCGGCTGCTGCGCGAGAAGCTCGCCGACGTTCCGGGGCTGGAGATCGACAGCGTGGACGGCTTCCAGGGGCGCGAGAAAGAGGCGATCGTTGTTTCGCTGGTGCGCTCCAACAACGAGGGCGAGATCGGGTTCCTGTCCGACACCCGGCGCACGAACGTGGCGTTCACCCGCGCCCGGCGCAAGCTGCTGGTGATCGGCGACAGCGCGACACTGGCGAGCGACCCGTTTTATCAGCGGATGCTCACGTACTTCGAGCAGATCGGCGCGTTGAACAGCGTCTGGGAGGAAACCGAGTGA
- a CDS encoding Nif3-like dinuclear metal center hexameric protein — protein MPTVAEFAAYLERFAPCATAADWDNVGLLLGDPKGEVGRVLTCLTLTPDVAAEAVREGVHLIVSHHPVLFRGAKKLTANTPDGEALLPLLRANIAVYSPHTAFDNCSGGINDGLCQKLGVTNAVPLRPREAKRQCKLVVFVPDADLAKVSDALFGAGAGVIGQYRECSFRLSGTGTFFGTDATNPAVGQKGRREEVPEWRLEVVVPEPLVSGAIAAMRKAHSYEEPAFDVYPLKPTASGGEGRIGELENPTTLGELARRAKEMLRANAVQVVGDMERPVRTVALACGAAGEFLSDAIRRKADVFLTGEVRFHDAVAAGGANVGLILPGHYATERPAVEDLAAKLGGDFPGVTVWPSRAERDPLAAL, from the coding sequence ATGCCCACCGTCGCCGAGTTCGCCGCGTACCTGGAGCGGTTCGCCCCCTGTGCGACCGCCGCGGATTGGGACAACGTCGGGCTGCTGCTCGGCGACCCGAAGGGAGAGGTGGGCCGGGTGCTCACGTGCCTGACTCTCACGCCCGACGTTGCCGCCGAGGCCGTGCGCGAGGGCGTACATCTGATCGTCTCGCACCACCCCGTGCTGTTCCGCGGCGCGAAGAAGCTGACCGCGAACACCCCCGACGGCGAGGCCCTCTTGCCGCTTCTGCGTGCAAACATCGCAGTCTACTCGCCGCACACGGCGTTCGACAACTGTTCCGGCGGGATCAACGACGGGCTGTGTCAGAAACTCGGCGTGACGAACGCGGTTCCGCTGCGGCCGCGCGAAGCGAAGCGGCAGTGCAAACTCGTCGTGTTCGTACCCGACGCCGACCTTGCGAAGGTGTCCGACGCGCTGTTCGGGGCTGGGGCGGGGGTGATCGGGCAGTACCGCGAGTGCAGCTTCCGGCTCTCCGGCACCGGCACGTTCTTCGGCACCGACGCCACCAACCCGGCGGTCGGCCAAAAGGGCCGGCGCGAAGAGGTGCCCGAATGGCGGTTGGAGGTCGTGGTCCCCGAACCGCTCGTCTCGGGGGCGATCGCCGCGATGCGGAAGGCGCACAGCTACGAGGAGCCCGCATTCGACGTGTACCCGCTCAAACCGACCGCCAGTGGCGGCGAGGGGCGGATCGGCGAACTGGAGAATCCGACCACCCTGGGCGAACTGGCCCGGCGCGCGAAGGAGATGCTTCGCGCGAACGCCGTTCAGGTCGTGGGTGATATGGAGCGCCCTGTGCGCACGGTGGCCCTGGCGTGCGGTGCCGCGGGCGAGTTCCTGTCCGATGCCATCAGACGAAAGGCGGACGTGTTCCTCACCGGCGAAGTGCGGTTCCACGACGCGGTCGCGGCCGGTGGCGCGAACGTCGGCTTGATTCTCCCCGGGCACTACGCCACAGAGCGCCCGGCGGTTGAGGATCTGGCCGCGAAGCTGGGGGGCGATTTTCCGGGTGTTACGGTGTGGCCGAGCCGGGCCGAACGCGACCCACTCGCGGCGCTCTGA
- a CDS encoding RNA polymerase sigma factor — translation MPTEARPLTRQLLRVVLGTPDVPDRDLLARFVNARDEDAFAELVRRHGAMVLAVCRRVTGRAHDAEDAFQAAFLVLAKRAGHLSRPELLANWLYGVAFRTALDARAARRRAEDRVVPTAAEPACPEPPDDNAELRRVIDEELARLPDKYRAAVVLCDLEGLPRSAAARALGVPEGTLSSRLAHARKLLAGRLTRRGVTASVAAAGAVLTRDAAATVVPHNLTHTTVQLAARFALARGTVPPGAPPEVSSLTEGALKAMLVTRLKQTFAAGLFACGLIGVGGALAQQLGAPAVKTAPAAPEQPLVAEDAPFVAQPTKKLPEAKKIVAKGIEDDDVPYGTFPSQAVVRIEDGKLVRRNRVGGAELVKQVVGDQTILGYQMTSSVQATAYDPADIAVFDIKGNRLSPKAWKEMLKTDVVALISSNGSLPNPRELTMFKPDTLVIVLPTGYAQHSAGGATSYFPTYGGQMLPTPPTLAVPSSPFGNTVPAAPAPNTRPATPAAPRATMPPKAQPALPPPPSTGSDPFAAPPVTRGQDVPPLAPIPDSQ, via the coding sequence ATGCCCACCGAAGCCCGACCACTCACCCGGCAGTTGCTCCGGGTCGTTCTCGGCACGCCGGACGTGCCAGACCGCGACCTGCTCGCGCGGTTCGTGAACGCACGCGACGAGGACGCGTTCGCGGAACTCGTGCGGCGGCACGGGGCGATGGTGCTCGCGGTGTGCCGCCGCGTCACCGGGCGCGCCCACGACGCCGAGGACGCGTTCCAGGCGGCCTTCCTCGTTCTGGCGAAGCGCGCAGGACACCTGAGCCGCCCGGAGTTGCTCGCGAACTGGCTGTACGGCGTCGCGTTCCGCACCGCCCTGGACGCCCGCGCCGCCCGGCGCCGTGCCGAGGACCGTGTCGTGCCCACCGCCGCCGAACCGGCCTGCCCGGAGCCGCCCGACGACAACGCCGAGCTGCGCCGGGTGATCGACGAGGAGTTGGCCCGGCTCCCGGACAAGTACCGGGCCGCGGTCGTCCTCTGCGACCTCGAAGGGCTGCCGCGGTCGGCCGCGGCGCGGGCGCTCGGCGTCCCCGAGGGCACGCTGTCGAGCCGGCTGGCCCACGCGCGGAAGCTCCTCGCCGGGCGGCTGACCCGGCGCGGGGTCACGGCGTCGGTCGCCGCAGCGGGCGCGGTCCTGACCCGCGACGCGGCGGCCACGGTCGTCCCCCACAACCTGACGCACACAACGGTTCAGTTGGCCGCGCGGTTCGCGCTGGCGCGGGGCACGGTCCCGCCCGGCGCGCCGCCGGAAGTTTCGTCCCTCACCGAAGGAGCCTTGAAGGCCATGCTCGTGACACGCTTGAAGCAGACGTTCGCCGCCGGGTTGTTCGCCTGCGGGCTGATCGGGGTGGGGGGCGCGCTGGCCCAGCAGCTCGGCGCGCCGGCCGTGAAGACCGCACCGGCCGCGCCCGAGCAGCCGCTCGTGGCTGAAGACGCCCCGTTCGTTGCCCAACCGACGAAAAAGCTCCCGGAGGCGAAGAAGATCGTGGCGAAGGGCATCGAAGACGACGACGTGCCCTACGGGACGTTCCCTTCGCAGGCGGTCGTGCGCATTGAGGACGGGAAGCTGGTCAGGCGCAACCGCGTCGGCGGCGCGGAACTGGTGAAACAGGTGGTCGGCGATCAGACCATTCTGGGCTACCAAATGACATCCTCAGTCCAGGCGACCGCTTACGACCCAGCGGACATTGCGGTGTTCGATATCAAGGGGAACCGGCTCTCCCCGAAGGCGTGGAAGGAGATGCTGAAGACCGATGTCGTTGCTCTCATCTCCTCGAACGGCTCGCTGCCGAACCCGCGCGAGCTGACGATGTTCAAGCCGGACACGCTGGTGATCGTGCTGCCGACCGGTTACGCACAACACTCGGCCGGCGGGGCCACGTCTTACTTCCCGACCTACGGCGGTCAGATGCTCCCCACCCCCCCGACACTGGCGGTCCCCAGCTCCCCCTTCGGGAACACGGTTCCAGCCGCGCCGGCGCCAAACACCCGCCCGGCCACGCCGGCGGCCCCGCGTGCCACGATGCCTCCCAAGGCACAACCCGCGCTCCCGCCCCCACCGTCCACAGGCAGCGACCCGTTTGCTGCTCCGCCGGTCACCCGAGGACAGGACGTGCCGCCCCTTGCACCGATCCCGGATTCGCAGTAA
- a CDS encoding M28 family peptidase gives MPRVLKPAALGVLCALLMPPTPATPADTAPKARASSDDLDRLVIEEVKARTEIMKNLRYLSDEIGGRLTGSPSLEKANKWTAEKMKEYGLENVRLEPWEIPYGWQRGKAEMKIVEPDTGRSLLVASAGWSPGTKGKVTGDVVILNVRTKKDLEAYKGKLKNAVILRQPPSRVAPISDLTYLGTRPEKKDEPKKDEPKKDAPPKEESKKADPKKDDAGDSGVSFKLQPPAKDGKKEQPKEQPKKDGGGFGGGFQQFQNELNEFLKAEGAACLVSDSGKPHGLLVTTGGWGRGDRAAAEGGIARVYMAHEHYDLLWRLASREKATTRVEVEIENKFIPGPVVVYNTIGEVRGSEKPDEIVVVGAHLDSWDLGSGTTDNGTGSCVVLETARTVAKLARAGSPPKRTIRFCLFSGEEQGLYGSKKYVEKYKDDLPKHSLAIVHDTGTGKVTGFGLQGRTYMKDMLDKELAVLKGLDGWKGLTTGGIGGGTDHWPFHQAGVPGFACNQDVDEYRLTHHTQSDTFDKAKEPNLIQGAQVMAVTALRVANLPELLPRK, from the coding sequence ATGCCCCGCGTTCTGAAGCCCGCCGCGCTCGGCGTGCTGTGCGCCCTTTTAATGCCCCCCACCCCGGCGACGCCGGCCGACACCGCGCCCAAGGCGCGCGCCAGCTCGGACGACCTGGACCGGCTGGTCATCGAAGAGGTGAAGGCCCGCACCGAGATCATGAAGAACCTGCGGTACCTGTCCGACGAGATCGGCGGGCGCCTCACCGGGTCCCCGAGCCTCGAAAAGGCGAACAAGTGGACCGCCGAGAAGATGAAGGAGTACGGCCTGGAGAACGTGCGCCTCGAGCCGTGGGAGATCCCCTACGGGTGGCAGCGCGGCAAGGCCGAGATGAAGATCGTCGAGCCCGACACCGGGCGCAGCCTGCTGGTCGCGTCCGCCGGCTGGTCGCCCGGCACCAAGGGCAAGGTGACCGGCGACGTGGTGATCCTCAACGTCCGCACCAAGAAGGACCTTGAGGCGTACAAGGGCAAGCTCAAGAACGCCGTGATCCTGCGCCAGCCCCCGAGCCGCGTGGCCCCGATCTCGGACCTCACCTACCTCGGCACCCGGCCCGAAAAGAAGGACGAGCCGAAGAAGGACGAGCCGAAGAAGGACGCCCCGCCGAAAGAGGAGTCCAAGAAGGCCGACCCCAAAAAGGACGACGCGGGCGACTCCGGCGTCTCGTTCAAGCTCCAACCGCCGGCCAAGGACGGGAAGAAGGAGCAGCCGAAAGAGCAGCCGAAGAAGGACGGCGGCGGGTTCGGCGGCGGGTTCCAGCAGTTCCAGAACGAGCTGAACGAGTTCCTCAAGGCCGAGGGCGCGGCGTGCCTCGTGTCCGACTCCGGCAAGCCGCACGGGCTGCTCGTCACGACCGGGGGCTGGGGCCGCGGCGACCGGGCCGCCGCCGAGGGCGGCATCGCCCGCGTGTACATGGCCCACGAGCACTACGACCTGCTGTGGCGGCTCGCGTCCCGCGAGAAGGCGACCACCCGCGTGGAGGTGGAGATCGAGAACAAGTTCATCCCCGGCCCGGTGGTCGTGTACAACACGATCGGCGAGGTGCGCGGGAGCGAGAAGCCGGACGAGATCGTGGTGGTCGGCGCGCACCTGGACTCGTGGGACCTGGGCAGCGGCACCACGGACAACGGCACCGGGAGCTGCGTGGTGCTGGAAACGGCCCGCACCGTCGCGAAGCTGGCGCGGGCCGGGAGCCCGCCGAAGCGCACCATCCGGTTCTGCCTGTTCAGCGGCGAAGAGCAGGGGCTGTACGGCTCGAAGAAGTACGTGGAGAAGTACAAGGACGACCTGCCCAAGCACTCGCTGGCGATCGTCCACGACACCGGCACCGGGAAGGTGACCGGGTTCGGGCTCCAGGGCCGCACCTACATGAAGGACATGCTGGACAAGGAACTGGCCGTGCTCAAGGGGCTGGACGGCTGGAAGGGGCTGACCACCGGCGGGATCGGCGGCGGCACCGACCACTGGCCGTTCCACCAGGCGGGCGTCCCCGGCTTCGCCTGCAACCAGGACGTGGACGAGTACCGGCTCACCCACCACACCCAGAGCGACACCTTCGATAAGGCGAAGGAGCCGAACCTGATCCAGGGGGCGCAGGTGATGGCGGTGACGGCGCTGCGGGTGGCGAACCTGCCGGAACTGCTGCCGCGGAAGTGA
- a CDS encoding RNA polymerase sigma factor yields the protein MNDATPTDGELVRRTAAGDCDAFARLYDRYARLVRTVAGDAGPSLAEDITHDVFLRAYRSIATLRDAERFAPWLVGIARRVVQETRRRNRTREPLPDDLADGRAAEHDIDGADEAAYMLALVARLPEEERRAIQFFFLNGRDGNETARLLGRSRSGTYALITRAVGTLARWMGADRPAGEVPQ from the coding sequence ATGAATGACGCCACCCCGACCGACGGCGAACTGGTGCGTCGAACCGCAGCGGGCGATTGCGACGCCTTCGCCCGGTTGTACGACCGGTACGCGCGGCTGGTCCGGACGGTCGCGGGTGACGCCGGTCCGAGCCTCGCCGAGGACATCACTCACGACGTGTTCCTCCGGGCGTACCGGTCCATCGCGACGCTCCGGGATGCCGAGCGGTTCGCCCCGTGGCTCGTCGGGATCGCCCGCCGCGTGGTTCAGGAAACCCGGCGGCGGAACCGCACGCGGGAACCGCTCCCGGATGACCTCGCCGACGGGCGGGCGGCCGAGCACGACATCGACGGCGCGGACGAGGCGGCCTACATGCTCGCGCTGGTGGCCCGGTTGCCCGAGGAGGAGCGGCGGGCGATCCAGTTCTTCTTCCTGAACGGCCGCGACGGGAACGAAACGGCCCGCCTTCTGGGCCGGTCCCGGTCGGGCACATACGCCCTAATCACGCGTGCTGTCGGAACACTCGCCCGGTGGATGGGGGCCGATCGACCGGCCGGGGAGGTGCCGCAATGA
- a CDS encoding carbon storage regulator: protein MLVLTRKTGQEIIIDGNIRITVTACGDGRVKLGIKAPSNIKIDRAEVAARIAAEEVESLVELACG, encoded by the coding sequence ATGCTCGTGCTCACCCGTAAGACCGGCCAAGAAATCATCATCGACGGCAACATCCGCATCACGGTGACGGCCTGTGGCGACGGCCGCGTGAAACTCGGGATCAAGGCCCCCTCCAACATCAAAATCGATCGGGCCGAGGTCGCGGCCCGCATCGCCGCCGAAGAAGTCGAGTCCCTCGTGGAACTCGCCTGCGGTTGA
- a CDS encoding group II intron maturase-specific domain-containing protein: MRVNREKSAVAPVQERTFLGDRLLGDGRLGMAPKSLERAKDRIRQITRRNRGIGLLRVVGELNSFLTGWVTYFRHAAMRSLLPDVDGWIRRKLRCVRLKECKRSGAIADFLRRARVPERDASDEFIGQRLVASGGQ; this comes from the coding sequence TTGCGTGTCAACCGGGAGAAGAGCGCGGTGGCGCCGGTCCAGGAGCGCACGTTCCTGGGCGATCGACTCCTGGGGGACGGGCGGTTGGGGATGGCGCCCAAGAGTCTGGAGCGGGCCAAAGATCGTATTCGGCAGATCACCCGAAGGAACCGCGGAATCGGCTTACTCCGGGTGGTCGGCGAGTTGAACAGCTTCCTCACCGGGTGGGTGACGTACTTCCGCCATGCGGCGATGCGGAGCCTGTTACCGGATGTGGATGGCTGGATTCGGCGGAAGCTGCGCTGCGTGCGGTTGAAGGAGTGTAAGCGGTCGGGTGCGATCGCCGATTTCCTTCGTCGGGCCCGTGTTCCCGAACGGGACGCGTCAGACGAGTTCATAGGGCAAAGGTTGGTGGCGTCCGGCGGGCAGTGA